A part of Peromyscus maniculatus bairdii isolate BWxNUB_F1_BW_parent chromosome 10, HU_Pman_BW_mat_3.1, whole genome shotgun sequence genomic DNA contains:
- the Egfr gene encoding epidermal growth factor receptor isoform X3, which yields MRPSGTTGTSLLLLLASLCAAGGALEEKKVCQGTSNRLTQLGTFEDHFLSLQRMFNNCEVVLGNLEITYVQKNYDLSFLKTIQEVAGYVLIALNTVEKIPLENLQIIRGNTLYENTYALAVLSNYGANKTGLRELPMRNLQEILTGAVRFSNNPILCYMETIQWKDIVHNDFLSNMSMDLQNHPRSCQKCDPSCPNGSCWGGGEENCQKLTKIICAQQCSRRCRGRSPSDCCHNQCAAGCTGPRESDCLVCHRFRDEATCKDTCPPLMLYNPTTYQMDVNPEGKYSFGATCVKKCPRNYVVTDHGSCVRACGPDYYEVEEDGARKCKKCDGPCRKVCNGIGIGEFKDTLSINATNIKHFKYCTSISGDLHILPVAFKGDSYTRTPPLDPRELDILRTVKEITGFLLIQAWPENWTDLHAFENLEIIRGRTKQHGQFSLAVVGLNITSLGLRSLKEISDGDVIISGNRNLCYANTVNWKKLFGTSSQKTKITNNRPENDCKDTGHVCNPLCSSEGCWGPSPRDCVSCQNVSRGRECVEKCNILEGEPREFVEKSECIQCHPECLPQDMNITCTGRGPDNCIKCAHYIDGPHCVKTCPAGILGENNTLVWKYADASNVCHLCHPNCTYGCAGPGLQGCSSKAIMRK from the exons TTTGCCAAGGCACAAGTAACAGGCTCACTCAACTGGGCACTTTTGAAGACCATTTTCTGAGCCTGCAGAGGATGTTCAACAACTGTGAAGTGGTCCTTGGGAACCTGGAAATTACCTACGTGCAAAAGAATTATGACCTTTCCTTCTTAAAG ACCATCCAGGAGGTGGCCGGCTATGTGCTCATTGCCCTCAACACTGTGGAGAAGATCCCTCTGGAGAACCTGCAGATCATCAGGGGAAACACTCTCTATGAAAACACCTATGCCTTAGCTGTCCTGTCCAACTATGGGGCAAACAAAACTGGCCTTAGAGAACTGCCCATGCGGAACTTACAGG AAATCCTGACTGGTGCTGTGCGATTCAGCAACAACCCCATCCTCTGCTACATGGAGACTATCCAGTGGAAGGACATCGTCCACAATGACTTTCTGAGCAACATGTCAATGGACTTACAGAACCATCCGAGAAGCT GCCAAAAGTGTGATCCGAGCTGTCCCAACGGAAgttgctggggaggaggagaagagaactgCCAGAAAT TGACCAAAATCATCTGTGCCCAGCAATGTTCCCGGCGTTGCCGTGGCCGGTCCCCCAGTGACTGCTGCCACAACCAGTGTGCCGCTGGGTGTACAGGGCCCCGAGAGAGCGACTGTCTG GTCTGCCACAGGTTCCGAGATGAAGCCACATGCAAAGACACCTGCCCACCACTGATGCTCTACAACCCCACCACGTATCAGATGGATGTCAACCCTGAGGGGAAGTACAGCTTTGGGGCCACCTGTGTGAAGAAATGCCCCC GAAACTATGTGGTGACAGATCATGGCTCGTGTGTCCGGGCCTGTGGTCCTGACTACTACGAAGTGGAAGAAGATGGCGCCCGCAAGTGTAAGAAGTGTGACGGGCCCTGCCGCAAAG TTTGTAACGGCATAGGCATTGGTGAATTTAAAGACACGCTCTCCATAAATGCTACAAAcatcaaacacttcaaatactGCACTTCCATCAGTGGGGACCTTCACATCCTGCCAGTGGCCTTCAAGGG GGATTCCTACACACGTACTCCTCCTCTAGACCCACGAGAACTAGATATTCTAAGAACAGTAAAGGAAATAACAG GGTTTTTGCTGATTCAGGCTTGGCCTGAAAACTGGACCGACCTCCATGCTTTTGAGAACCTAGAAATAATACGTGGCAGAACAAAGCAGCA TGGTCAATTTTCTCTCGCGGTTGTTGGCCTGAACATAACATCATTGGGATTGCGCTCCCTCAAGGAAATAAGTGATGGGGATGTGATTATTTCTGGAAACCGAAACTTGTGCTATGCAAACACGGTCAACTGGAAAAAACTCTTTGGGACTTCCAGCCAGAAAACCAAAATCACGAACAACAGACCCGAGAACGACTGCA AGGACACAGGCCACGTCTGTAATCCTTTATGCTCCTCGGAAGGCTGCTGGGGCCCTTCACCCAGGGACTGTGTCTCCTGCCAGAACGTCAGCAGGGGCAGAGAATGTGTGGAGAAGTGCAACATCCTGGAGGG GGAGCCAAGGGAGTTTGTGGAGAAATCCGAGTGCATCCAGTGCCATCCGGAATGTCTGCCCCAGGACATGAACATCACCTGTACAGGCCGG GGGCCAGACAACTGCATCAAATGCGCCCACTACATTGATGGCCCACACTGTGTCAAGACCTGCCCAGCTGGGATCCTGGGGGAGAACAACACCCTGGTCTGGAAGTACGCAGATGCCAGTAACGTCTGCCACCTCTGCCATCCAAACTGTACCTACGG atgTGCTGGACCAGGTCTTCAAGGATGTTCATCAAA AGCCATCATGCGAAAGTGA